In Companilactobacillus allii, one genomic interval encodes:
- a CDS encoding YlbF family regulator has product MNIYDGANQLEQDLRNTQEVADLKLAFEAVKANELAYKLFDKVQNKQFELQQKQMQSQEITDDDIESMRQLTDQLQNYSEIKNLMDKEQKMNSMMEELNKIISKPIAEIYQDK; this is encoded by the coding sequence ATGAATATTTATGATGGCGCCAATCAATTGGAACAAGATTTGAGAAATACTCAAGAGGTGGCAGATCTCAAACTTGCGTTTGAAGCTGTTAAAGCTAATGAATTGGCTTACAAACTTTTTGACAAGGTTCAAAATAAACAATTTGAACTTCAACAAAAACAAATGCAAAGTCAAGAAATTACTGATGACGATATCGAATCAATGCGTCAATTGACAGATCAACTTCAAAACTATAGCGAAATCAAAAACTTGATGGACAAAGAACAAAAAATGAATTCTATGATGGAAGAATTGAACAAAATCATTTCTAAACCAATCGCAGAAATCTATCAAGATAAATAG